Proteins from a genomic interval of Symmachiella macrocystis:
- a CDS encoding FUSC family protein yields MWHRIVGLNSARTLLAAKSTAAIVVGYGLGLAFDWKASSIAVTIIVLQTASLGTTLNKASLRMMGTFSGALAGVVIVATCAHDRELFILAMALVAAVCVWGMQSSSHQYAWMLAMLTCAIVGWPTAMNPANTFHTCIDRVTAVTVGVILSSLAHGVFWPVTAGQQFEQSMQHVVEGCRDLVLLIRRGLLNQNIDVQAIDKLEIKLISFSSSISSTLNAARADSEHIRRHYSQYKQLSDELEELILATTAIGGTVTLYREELMVPAVSQSAPLQQMLDALDDISAATLQQLSMPRDGSHRGIDTSPAADCVLKGQTSLESQGFTALNLLLDTMHTFQGAATSVQSALAETEVACIEAPAASTIPQSAPDLKLRFTKSALAGLQVVASAWFFVLLNWPLGLQSAMILTMIFVYLNAQLPVALTASTILKAMLMALPIAAVFHFVVMPTLDSFIELSPWLALLFFPLMYGVSSRNPLTGMSAMLTVNLTNSLISVSTTPPQYDFSSFANAYLGMSGGISVVLLLAYVFETRNPRRGLHGALTALLKQSTDYLKALENGVPRTSAGASAAKRQRKQFMQCLAKMKKLSMAVNYRQDPHAHRDQIHAVLKACDAMVAKLIWSSVISIPPGKGSTIAKQSVNRVHDWCTATLSATAKSLCSLQPVDIQQPGETLFRPPDMATDTRRSDNVNESPVDIGNVSGAELTYYRSLADAIMVCQLKLNKVDWKRWTQSYF; encoded by the coding sequence GTGTGGCACCGCATCGTTGGATTGAATTCGGCGCGCACATTGCTCGCCGCGAAATCTACTGCGGCGATCGTAGTCGGCTACGGTTTGGGGCTGGCTTTTGATTGGAAAGCCTCGTCAATTGCCGTCACAATTATCGTATTGCAGACGGCGTCGCTAGGAACCACGCTGAACAAGGCCTCCTTACGGATGATGGGAACGTTTTCAGGCGCACTGGCGGGCGTCGTTATTGTCGCCACTTGTGCGCACGATCGAGAGCTTTTCATTTTGGCGATGGCTCTGGTCGCTGCCGTTTGCGTTTGGGGAATGCAGTCGAGCTCCCACCAGTATGCATGGATGCTCGCCATGCTGACGTGCGCTATTGTGGGGTGGCCGACGGCGATGAACCCCGCGAATACATTCCATACGTGCATTGACCGTGTGACAGCCGTAACTGTAGGCGTGATTTTGAGTAGTTTGGCCCACGGCGTTTTTTGGCCAGTGACAGCCGGCCAACAGTTTGAGCAGAGCATGCAGCACGTTGTTGAGGGCTGTCGTGACCTGGTGTTGCTCATCCGTCGGGGCTTACTAAACCAGAACATCGATGTACAAGCCATTGATAAACTGGAAATCAAATTGATCTCCTTTTCGTCATCAATCTCCTCTACCCTCAATGCAGCACGTGCCGATTCCGAGCACATACGTCGACATTATTCCCAATACAAGCAATTAAGCGACGAGTTAGAAGAACTAATTTTAGCGACAACCGCGATCGGCGGCACAGTCACGCTTTATCGTGAAGAGCTTATGGTCCCAGCGGTTTCTCAATCAGCGCCGCTGCAACAAATGCTCGACGCGTTGGACGACATCTCCGCGGCAACCCTTCAGCAACTGTCGATGCCCCGTGACGGCTCTCACCGCGGAATTGATACGAGTCCCGCTGCAGATTGCGTGTTAAAGGGTCAGACATCCTTAGAATCCCAAGGATTCACCGCCTTAAATTTGTTACTGGACACAATGCACACCTTCCAGGGCGCAGCCACAAGTGTGCAATCGGCACTGGCCGAAACCGAAGTTGCTTGCATCGAAGCACCTGCGGCTTCGACTATTCCGCAATCGGCTCCGGACTTAAAACTCCGTTTCACGAAGTCAGCGTTGGCTGGCCTTCAGGTAGTCGCGAGCGCATGGTTCTTCGTATTGCTAAATTGGCCGCTCGGTCTTCAATCCGCGATGATTTTGACAATGATCTTTGTCTATCTAAACGCGCAATTACCAGTAGCGCTGACTGCAAGCACCATACTCAAAGCTATGTTAATGGCCTTGCCAATTGCGGCTGTCTTTCATTTTGTGGTGATGCCGACTCTCGATAGTTTTATCGAGCTTTCCCCTTGGCTCGCATTGCTTTTCTTTCCATTGATGTACGGCGTATCCAGTCGAAACCCTCTGACGGGCATGTCGGCAATGCTCACTGTCAATTTGACAAATTCGCTCATCTCCGTTTCAACGACTCCGCCGCAATACGATTTTTCTTCCTTTGCAAACGCATATCTGGGAATGAGTGGCGGTATCTCCGTAGTGCTCTTACTGGCCTATGTCTTTGAGACTCGGAATCCACGCCGTGGATTGCATGGAGCCCTGACGGCATTGCTCAAACAGTCTACTGACTACCTCAAGGCGTTGGAAAACGGTGTGCCGCGAACCTCCGCAGGGGCCTCTGCGGCTAAAAGGCAACGCAAGCAATTCATGCAGTGTTTGGCGAAGATGAAGAAGCTTTCCATGGCAGTGAATTATCGGCAAGACCCCCACGCCCATCGCGATCAAATCCATGCTGTGCTAAAAGCCTGCGATGCGATGGTTGCAAAACTGATCTGGTCCTCGGTGATCAGCATCCCACCCGGCAAGGGATCCACAATCGCCAAACAGTCTGTGAATCGCGTGCATGATTGGTGCACTGCGACGCTTTCCGCGACCGCAAAGTCGCTCTGCTCGCTCCAACCGGTGGACATTCAGCAGCCAGGTGAAACATTGTTTCGTCCTCCGGATATGGCCACGGATACGAGGCGATCGGACAACGTCAACGAATCGCCAGTCGACATCGGTAATGTGTCGGGGGCCGAACTCACCTATTACCGCTCGCTTGCTGACGCAATAATGGTATGTCAGCTCAAGTTGAACAAGGTCGACTGGAAGCGGTGGACTCAAAGTTACTTCTAA
- a CDS encoding helix-turn-helix domain-containing protein: protein MTTSKIRKLSLSPEISKMSGDSPSTYVLQRTFADVDDLTAEARQWDVDFRQIERGKFDGELLQFATGGVHISEARFCRSLNQKGSPPKGMRTVAVPACPEMRLEWRGKEVDSESLMLFPIGAELSSVSGPDFHVYTCSFPDQLLSVVGEALEVGSFDELSAGVDAIRVGAAAIDNLRRCLSKASDFVRDNPGSISESDMGRLLTQELPRRLVAAIAAGREVCPPAFCQTRQTALTRAEDYIELHVSCDIKVRDICQAAGVSERTLQYLFLERFGIGPKEFLKALRLNKVRRQLRSAESKITKVADVANAWGFWHMGQFAADYRERFEELPSETLLHP, encoded by the coding sequence GTGACAACATCAAAAATCCGCAAATTGTCTCTCTCCCCTGAAATTAGCAAAATGTCTGGTGACTCACCATCAACTTACGTCCTGCAACGTACCTTTGCAGACGTCGATGATTTGACTGCCGAGGCGAGACAATGGGACGTTGATTTCCGACAAATAGAGCGAGGCAAGTTTGACGGAGAGCTTTTGCAGTTTGCAACTGGTGGCGTGCACATTTCAGAAGCACGTTTTTGTCGCTCGCTGAATCAGAAAGGCTCACCACCGAAAGGGATGCGAACAGTCGCTGTTCCCGCTTGCCCTGAAATGCGCCTTGAGTGGCGAGGTAAAGAGGTCGACAGTGAGAGCTTGATGCTATTTCCAATCGGTGCGGAACTGTCAAGCGTGTCAGGCCCTGACTTCCACGTCTATACGTGCTCGTTCCCCGATCAGTTATTGTCAGTCGTTGGCGAAGCTTTAGAGGTCGGTAGTTTCGACGAACTTTCTGCTGGAGTCGATGCGATTCGCGTAGGTGCAGCGGCGATTGACAATCTCAGACGTTGTTTATCCAAAGCCTCTGATTTCGTTCGTGACAATCCAGGCAGCATTTCAGAATCTGACATGGGTCGGTTGCTCACCCAGGAGCTACCAAGGCGACTTGTTGCTGCAATCGCAGCCGGGCGAGAAGTGTGTCCCCCGGCTTTTTGTCAAACCAGGCAGACGGCTCTGACGCGAGCCGAAGATTACATCGAATTACACGTTTCGTGCGACATTAAGGTACGCGATATATGCCAGGCAGCAGGCGTAAGCGAGCGAACACTGCAGTACCTGTTTCTAGAGAGGTTTGGCATCGGCCCTAAAGAGTTCTTGAAAGCCCTACGGCTCAACAAGGTGCGTCGACAGCTTCGTTCTGCAGAATCTAAAATTACGAAGGTCGCAGACGTGGCAAACGCTTGGGGATTCTGGCATATGGGGCAATTCGCAGCAGACTATCGGGAACGCTTCGAAGAGTTGCCTTCTGAGACGCTTCTCCACCCTTAA
- a CDS encoding cation:proton antiporter, with protein sequence MSEYQVLTIIAAFVFIYSLVASRLEKTPVNGALVYVGIGMLFGPQSLGLVDLNVDGEAISRLAEIALAICLFTDSSNADFGVLRRIEAIPSRLLLIGLPLTILLGLGLAWLIFRDLSFYEIALIATMLAPTDAALGKAVVTNPAVPAQVRESLNVESGLNDGICVPVILFFIALAAGSVEASESTKLMFKLPLEVIGIGFVVGLVLAVVGGFALRTSASRGWVAGTWLQMPIIALALSCFGLAQWLGGSGFIASFVGGLTFGALTKTHKEQFLNEAEGMADAVAMLTWFAFGTVVLSLLLKGLDWQVLVYAILSLTVIRMLPVIVCLIGKGLRKDTLLFMGWFGPRGLASIVFVVMVIGQQLPGNDRIVAAVTWTIMLSVLLHGLSANPLAKAYGARVGNADI encoded by the coding sequence ATGTCCGAATACCAAGTTCTAACCATCATTGCCGCATTCGTATTCATTTACAGCCTGGTCGCTTCGCGGCTAGAGAAAACTCCAGTGAATGGGGCGCTTGTCTACGTGGGCATAGGGATGCTATTTGGCCCCCAATCACTTGGTTTAGTTGACTTGAACGTTGACGGTGAAGCAATTAGCCGCCTAGCTGAAATCGCACTCGCGATCTGTCTGTTTACAGACTCGTCCAATGCGGATTTTGGCGTACTACGACGCATCGAAGCGATCCCCTCACGGTTATTGTTGATTGGCTTGCCACTTACCATTCTACTCGGGCTCGGTCTTGCTTGGTTGATTTTTAGAGACCTCAGTTTTTATGAAATCGCTCTCATCGCCACGATGCTGGCACCAACGGACGCAGCTTTGGGAAAGGCGGTTGTTACAAATCCCGCTGTCCCCGCTCAAGTGCGGGAGAGTTTGAATGTCGAGAGCGGTTTGAATGATGGCATCTGTGTGCCGGTGATCTTATTTTTCATTGCGCTGGCAGCCGGTTCGGTCGAAGCATCAGAATCAACCAAGCTGATGTTCAAGTTGCCGCTCGAAGTCATCGGGATTGGATTTGTGGTCGGCCTGGTGCTTGCGGTAGTGGGTGGATTCGCTTTAAGGACTAGCGCGAGTCGCGGTTGGGTTGCCGGTACCTGGCTGCAGATGCCGATCATCGCGCTGGCCCTTTCCTGTTTTGGTTTGGCACAGTGGCTAGGGGGGAGCGGCTTCATTGCATCGTTCGTTGGCGGTTTGACGTTCGGCGCCTTAACAAAGACTCACAAAGAGCAATTCCTCAACGAGGCAGAAGGCATGGCTGACGCCGTAGCGATGCTGACCTGGTTTGCCTTTGGGACGGTCGTGCTGAGCTTGCTTCTAAAAGGCCTCGACTGGCAAGTTTTGGTGTATGCGATTCTCAGTCTGACTGTTATTCGCATGTTGCCCGTCATTGTATGTCTCATTGGGAAAGGCCTCCGGAAAGACACACTGCTGTTCATGGGCTGGTTTGGACCGCGCGGCCTAGCCAGTATCGTGTTCGTGGTGATGGTTATTGGCCAACAATTGCCCGGAAATGACAGAATCGTTGCGGCTGTGACCTGGACGATCATGCTTAGCGTCCTATTGCACGGCTTGTCAGCGAATCCGTTGGCGAAGGCGTACGGCGCGCGGGTAGGCAACGCCGATATTTAG
- a CDS encoding DUF3179 domain-containing (seleno)protein has translation MIIVLLAISALLALIGIFVLTDAGQLLRIGKTFVVAYFRFHIWIMALSIVLFLVALLLNIQQGVLQPWMMVVFGVCLAGCFLVTKYLAPYVMFRAKQHDAVYKSVPDAVANDYLQPEDTVYVIEYNGVTKAFPQKYLWVSHIFGGDYGGDEVVLTYCVLTNLPVPFVNELEGKPMNLKVLAQTNNNLLLWDTSSGEIIQQITNTCELSRRKLEPLPVLEMTWKAYQDLFPDGEVLYNPFTNPIERLLSKLMPLDDAHSGERWMFKTVALDDARLPSKEKVIGIKDGADAVAYTKDYLRKNGVVNTRVGSKSIVIAHIPEHDLFVGFDRMNEGEEIEVTDVDVFGNTGEHGTLKRAFIYNGPMWAVWRHYNPDTQLFQLPKV, from the coding sequence TTGATCATCGTATTGTTGGCGATATCCGCCTTGTTAGCACTGATCGGAATATTCGTCCTCACGGATGCCGGTCAGCTACTGCGAATCGGCAAGACATTCGTGGTTGCCTATTTCCGTTTCCACATCTGGATCATGGCCCTTTCGATCGTACTGTTTCTAGTGGCCCTCTTACTCAACATACAGCAGGGTGTGCTGCAGCCGTGGATGATGGTGGTCTTCGGGGTGTGCCTGGCAGGCTGTTTTCTGGTGACCAAATACTTGGCCCCGTACGTCATGTTCCGTGCCAAGCAGCATGATGCTGTCTACAAATCAGTTCCAGACGCAGTAGCAAACGACTATTTGCAGCCCGAGGACACAGTCTATGTCATCGAGTACAACGGTGTCACGAAGGCCTTCCCGCAGAAATACCTGTGGGTGTCGCACATCTTCGGCGGAGACTATGGAGGCGACGAAGTCGTGTTAACATACTGCGTCCTCACGAACCTACCGGTTCCCTTTGTCAACGAACTTGAGGGGAAGCCGATGAATCTCAAGGTGCTCGCCCAGACCAACAACAACCTGCTGCTGTGGGATACCAGCAGCGGTGAGATTATCCAGCAGATCACGAACACCTGTGAGCTTTCGAGGCGGAAGCTGGAGCCATTGCCTGTCCTGGAGATGACGTGGAAGGCCTATCAAGATCTCTTTCCCGATGGCGAGGTTCTGTATAACCCGTTCACGAATCCGATAGAGAGGCTTTTAAGTAAGCTCATGCCGCTCGACGACGCTCATTCCGGCGAGCGATGGATGTTCAAGACAGTCGCTCTGGATGACGCTCGCCTTCCCTCGAAGGAAAAGGTGATTGGAATCAAAGACGGAGCAGACGCTGTTGCTTATACGAAGGACTACCTACGGAAAAACGGCGTTGTTAACACCCGAGTCGGTAGCAAGAGCATCGTGATTGCGCACATTCCCGAACATGATCTGTTCGTCGGCTTCGACCGTATGAACGAGGGCGAAGAAATCGAGGTAACCGATGTTGATGTCTTTGGGAACACCGGAGAGCACGGGACACTCAAACGTGCGTTTATCTACAACGGGCCGATGTGGGCAGTCTGGCGACACTATAATCCGGACACGCAGCTCTTCCAATTGCCGAAGGTGTAA